The DNA region GTTTGGCGCGCGTTCTGGAAGAACGTTTGCTGGAATTTGATGTCGAAGGCAAAGTTGTTGAAATCAATCCCGGCCCGGTGATCACGCGTTATGAGTATGAACCGGCGCCCGGCATCAAAGTTTCACGCATCACCGCGCTTGCGGATGATCTTGCGCTGGCGATGCGCGCCAAGCGCATTCGCATCGTCGCGCCAATTCCGGGCAAGGCCGCGGTGGGCATCGAGTTGCCGAATCCGGATCCACAAATGGTCGATTTGCGCGGCCTGCTGGATTCGGATGCGTTCCGCCAGTCGCCCTCGCCGTTGACGATTGCGCTCGGCAAGACGATCTCCGGTCAGGTCTATGTCACCTCGCTCGAAAAAATGCCGCATCTGCTCATTGCCGGCGCCACCGGCTCGGGTAAAAGCGTTTGTTTGAATGCCATTATCGCGAGCATTCTTTATAAAGCGCATCCGCGCGATGTGCATTTTGTGTTGATCGATCCCAAGCGTTTGGAGTTGTCGAGCTATCGCATGCTGCGCCGCCATCATTTGAATTATCGTGATGATTTGAATGAAGAAGTTGTGACCACGCCGCAGAATGCGCTGGCAATTCTGCGCAGCCTGGAATGGGAAATGGAGAATCGCTACACGCTGCTGGCGCGCGTCGGCTCGCGCAATATTGCCGAATATAATCAGCGTTTGCGCGAGGGCAAGCTGGCGCTGCCGGAGGAGCCGAACCCGGGTGAAGACCAACAAGAGCTGAAGCCGCTGCCGTATATCGTGCTGGTGCTCGACGAGCTGGCAGATCTCATGCTCACCGCGGCCAAAGAGGTGGAAGAGCCGATCGCACGCTTGACGCAGCTCTCGCGCGCTGTCGGCATTCATTTGATCGTCGCAACGCAGCGGCCTTCTGTTGACGTCATCACCGGCGTGATTAAAGCGAATTTCCCGGCGCGCATCGCGTTTCAAGTCGCATCGAAGATCGACTCGCGCACGATTTTGGACATGAACGGCGCGGAAAAGCTGCTGGGCAGCGGCGACATGCTTTTCTTGCCGCCCGGCAGCCCGGAGACCGTGCGCATTCACGGCGCTTTTGTTTCCTCGGAAGAGATTGAGCGCACCATCGAGCATATCCGCAATCAGCCGGCATTCGAAAAAACATTGTTGCCGGTACGGCAGGACGAAAATGAAGTCGATGACGGTTATGGCCCGGCACCCGACGGCCGCCGTGACGAGTTGTTCCATGAAGCGTTGAAATTAGTTGTGCGCCATCAGCAAGGCTCGATCTCGCTGCTGCAGCGCCGTTTGAAAATTGGATACTCACGCGCCGCACGCTTGATCGATGAATTGGAAGCCGCCGGTATTGTGGGCGCCTTCGACGGCAGCAAAGCGCGTGAAGTCTTGGTCGATGAATCGTATTTGGAAGAAATGGGATTGGAATAAAAATGAATCTTCTATCTTTGTGGACAGGAATACACCCGCGACGTACGAAAACCGTTTTCGCGGGGTTGCTGTTTGCCGCGCTTTTGAGCTCCGCCGGTTTGGCGTTGCCGCCGCAAGAAAACGCCGATAAAATCATTGCACGCGTGCGCGGCAGCTACGAAAAACTGGAGGCGCTCTCCGCGGATTTTCAAAAGGACTATACCTGGGCGCTGGCCGGCGAAACCCAGACCATGACCGGCAAACTCTATCTCAAAAAAGGCGATCGCTATCGCATTGAAACGGAGGCGCAAACCATCGTCACCGACGGGAAAACGGTGTGGACATATTCCGCTGACAAGCAGCAAGTGTTCATCGATAACATGACGAAGTCACAGGAAAATCCCCTGCCGCGCGATTTGTTGATCAAATACACGAACGACTTCAAGGCAGAATATGTGCGCAGCGAAAAGTTCGACCAGAGCGACTGCCATGTCGTGCGCCTCCGGCCGCGCCAGGAAGATGATTCCTTCGCCAAATCGGTTACGGTGTGGGTCGACAAGAAGAACTGGATCGCGGTCAAAATCGAACAAATCGATCTCAACGAAAACCTGACGATTTATAAATTGCAAAATTTTGCCGTCAACCCGGCGCTGGAGGATCAGCTTTTTACCTTCAAGATTCCAGGTAATGTTGAAGTGGTGGATTGGCGCAACTCTGAGAAATGAGGCAGAAATAGAAACAAGCGACTGCAACAAAAATCCCGCTGAAAAATTAATTTCAGCGGGATTTTATTTTAAGGACATCACCCATTTCTTTCTAGTTAAAACGCAATAGATTGCTTATTGCGGCCAGCTCGCCGCGACGCGAAAACCCAGGTTGTTGCTCCGAAAGCTGGGCGCAATGCCGCGGCGATTTGAGATTTGCAGTTTCGTCGCCGTGTCGCTCCACGAGCCGCCGCGGATGACGCGCTCGGTGCCGATCGGCACGCCTGCGCCGTTTTGGTTTTGCGGATTCGCGGCTGCAAACCAGCCGCTGCACCATTCCCACACATTACCGGTCATGTCACAAACGCCTGCGGCATTGGCGCCGAATTTTCCCACCGGCGCGGTGAAGGCATAACGATCGTCATAATCACGCCAGATCACCGGCCAATCCGGAAACACTTTTTTGAGAGATTCGTCAGCGATATTCCCGCCATTGGCAAGTTGCGGCACGCCGTCGCCCCAGCTATACTTGCGCTCACTCCGCCCGCCGCGTGCGGCAAGTTCCCATTCCTCCTCTGTCGGCAAGCGATATTTCAGCGGGCTGTTTTGTGAAAGCCAGTTGCAATATTCGACGGCATCTTCCCACGACACGCCCACGACCGGATGATTCGGATCATACAAGCCCTGCCCCAGTTGTTTGTAAAAGCCGTCGGTGCCTTTGAGATAATGATATTTGCTTTTGGGATCCATCCATTCCGGATAATGTTTGCCGGTGGCCTCGACAAATGCGAGATATTCCCGATTCGTGACTTCATGTTTGCTGATGAGAAAATCGCCGAGCGCGACTTGCGGCGCGCCGGCCGCGCCATTTTGATTAGGCGGAAACTCGCCGCGAAACGCGGTTGCCTGAATGAGAACCATGCGCTCCGGAATGGCAAGTTTGGTCAAATCGTTTGCCGCCGGGCGCGCCGGCGTATTCGAAAACAACTGGCGGCTGGCCAGCAGATTTTTTGCGCGAGCATTGCTCTCGCTAATCGCGTTGCCGTTCGCGCGCGGCGTTGCTGGCCTTGCCGTTTCCGGGCGATTCAAAGCAAGGGTTTCAAGTTGATTTGCGGCTGCGGGCGGCCGGGCCGTTTGAGCAAGGGTTGAATTGTTCGCGGTTGTTTGCTCGGATTTCGCCGGAGCATTGGGCGCCGGCGCGCCGGCATTGACGGGATTCGTTGGCGCAGCATTCGCCCGCTGCACGAGGTTGACGGCAACGCGCTCGGCTTCCGGTTGCGGCGCGGAACCCGTGCTTAATTCTTTCTCGGTCACGAAACGATCCGCCAAATTGAGAAAATGCCGCAGTTGCTGCATGGCGAAGGCCTGCGCCGCAGGCTCACGCAATATCGCCCAGGTTAAAAACGAGGCCGCGATGATGAACCCTGCCGTAATCAAAGCGCTTTGCCAAACTCTGTATGTTTTGCGCCGTTTTGCGCGCAACCGTGCCGCGCCATTCGTCGAAGGCGCGCGCTTGAGTTCGCCATAATTGACCGGGGATTTCGAGGCGGCCGGCGAGTTCTGTGAAGCGATTGCTTTGTCTGCGACCGGCTCGTCCGACGAAAGGTTTGCGAGGGCCGCAAATTCGCCGGCGAATGGCGCATTCACCTCAGCCGGGCGTTTCTCCGGTTTGCGATTAAAACGAAACACTTGTTGCGCTTGCGGATCTTGACGCAACCTTTGCAAACACTTGCCCACCTCCGCTGCGCTGCTCGACCGCTGCGTGGGATTTTTTGCCAGCAATTGTTGCACAAGATCGGCCATGCCGCTGGGAAAGCCTACGAGGATATCGTCCAAACGCGGCGGGATTTTGTCGACGATCGCAGAGATCAATTCATTTTCATTGGGCGAATCAAACGGTACCTGGCCGGTCAAGCATTCATAAAAAATCACGCCCAAACTATAAAGATCGGTGCGATGATCAACGGTTTTACCCAGATATTGCTCCGGTGAGGAATACACCGGCGAGCCAATGCGCGCTTGATAGCGCGTCAAGCGCGCGTTGGATTCGAGAATTTTTGCAACGCCGAAGTCCACCACCTTGACCATTTCGTTGCCGTGCTCGTCCTTCACCAGCATGATGTTGTCCGGCTTGAGGTCGCGATGAATGACGTTGTTGGCCAGCATGCACGCCAGCGCGGCGCAGATTTGCGTGCCCAGTTCCAGCACCCGGTCAAGCGTGAGAGGCCCGTGCTTGGCGATGCGTTGTCCTAACGACATGCCTTCGAGAAACTCCATCACAAAATAGACCAGCCCATCCGCGGTCTCGCCGAAATCGTACACGCTGACAACGTTGGGATGTTTGATGCGCGCCGCGACCTGAGCTTCCTGATAGAAACGCTGGCGGATTTCCGCGTTTGCGAGGAAATCCGGCCGGATGAATTTAATCGCCACGAAATCTTCGATAAACATGCGCCGTGCGCGAAAGACGCTGCCCATGCCGCCTTCACCCAGTTTGGCTTGCAGCCGGTAGCGCTTGTCGATCACCATGCCGATTTGCGGCTGCGCAAAAGTCGTAAACGGGCCGGCGGGCTTTGCGTCCGGGCAAACATGCGGACGGCCGAACTCATAGGGCGCCAGGCACTTGGTACATGTTTTAATCGTGGTCTTCATCATTTTCCGATCATGAAGCTCGGTCCGATTTGAAATGTGAAATAATGAATAACTGGACCCTCATCTAGGAAAGCATTGTATTCCAGCATGGGTTTCAACTGGATCGCCGGACCCAGGGGAATATTATAAATCGCATGAGCGGCAACGCCCCATTGCCGCTCCGTCATCACAAGCGAGCGGGTTGCGCCGTTGATTTTGATTTGCGGCAAAAATAACCCCAGAGCCGCGCCGAAATCCCACTGACGATTGAAATGATAATCCACGCCGGCCCCGATCTTCATCATCGTGGCAGAAGCCTGTAAGCCCAGGGCCAGGAGTTGATCGGATACCGGCCCCTTTAAGTGAAGCGGCACGAAGGCATAATTCAAATTCAAATCGAAGCGGGGCGACAGCGGCAAGGCAAAGAACGCTTGAAATGCCAGGCTGCGCGAATAGGCGCGCGTCATGTCAATCGTCTGCAGCAGACGATTGTTGCCGTCCACCACCTGCAAGTTCATTTTCAAGGCATAGGAAGCCGAGGAGCCTTTGAATGTCTGCGTCATGCCGCTCACCAGGCTGAAAGTTATCGGCCGCGATCTCGTGATGAAAGGCTCTGCCGTGAGGTCGGCGGCAGACATTTCTTTTTTGCCGGCAACTTGTGCTTTATCGCGCTCGCGCGCCTGATTGAGCTTGTCCAGCATCGGATCATATTCGCTTTTGCGCAGCTCGAGAATGTCGCCTTTCTGTATCATGGTGTTGTCTGCCTTGACGAGAACTTTCACACTGGCGAGTTTGGTCCGCACTTTCGTCACCTCGACGCGCCCGACCCAATATTTGAGGTCGCCGGATTGGCGGTTGACTTCGAAGACATCACCCACATTGACGCCGCCCTCTTCGCCGCGATCGATGATGCCGATATTATTTTCGAAGCGCACGATCTTGATCGGCGCTTGCGCGAGGGCAGAGAAAATAATACCCAAAACGAGTATAATCGTCAAACGCACAATTCTCATCATAGCGTATTTGAAAACCGGTTGAACCATCTCAAAAACATTTTCTTACTGCGGCCGAACTTG from Cytophagia bacterium CHB2 includes:
- a CDS encoding DNA translocase FtsK; the protein is MAGKSAKLSQRQREEILGILLMMLGTLVLVSLISYDSRDEFQGFGTRAIYNAIGLAGVGISKVLIQILFGYPAILIPFVIMAWGWFYFRGHKRDKLSRITFYALFAALYLAAWLGLPQAMNQSSEFGYAYSGVVGGFISHSLHGIFGAIGSVIVMLAIGAVALMIATQMSLHEAILKAMQGVGRLREFFSGGWSSLRHWRPALPEFGAEEPSAKSWRTVEPDLEEAAEEEVHVVDEPMEPRWKKLARLRTLEDSNSSSVIPGAARREFTEPGLPANAAPMNSAYEKIAPDGARSQKSESFADSPRAAETDKPRPPGNYVFPSLELLSVPPVDQQKVQSRDELLSLARVLEERLLEFDVEGKVVEINPGPVITRYEYEPAPGIKVSRITALADDLALAMRAKRIRIVAPIPGKAAVGIELPNPDPQMVDLRGLLDSDAFRQSPSPLTIALGKTISGQVYVTSLEKMPHLLIAGATGSGKSVCLNAIIASILYKAHPRDVHFVLIDPKRLELSSYRMLRRHHLNYRDDLNEEVVTTPQNALAILRSLEWEMENRYTLLARVGSRNIAEYNQRLREGKLALPEEPNPGEDQQELKPLPYIVLVLDELADLMLTAAKEVEEPIARLTQLSRAVGIHLIVATQRPSVDVITGVIKANFPARIAFQVASKIDSRTILDMNGAEKLLGSGDMLFLPPGSPETVRIHGAFVSSEEIERTIEHIRNQPAFEKTLLPVRQDENEVDDGYGPAPDGRRDELFHEALKLVVRHQQGSISLLQRRLKIGYSRAARLIDELEAAGIVGAFDGSKAREVLVDESYLEEMGLE
- the lolA gene encoding outer membrane lipoprotein chaperone LolA codes for the protein MNLLSLWTGIHPRRTKTVFAGLLFAALLSSAGLALPPQENADKIIARVRGSYEKLEALSADFQKDYTWALAGETQTMTGKLYLKKGDRYRIETEAQTIVTDGKTVWTYSADKQQVFIDNMTKSQENPLPRDLLIKYTNDFKAEYVRSEKFDQSDCHVVRLRPRQEDDSFAKSVTVWVDKKNWIAVKIEQIDLNENLTIYKLQNFAVNPALEDQLFTFKIPGNVEVVDWRNSEK